A stretch of Fulvia fulva chromosome 4, complete sequence DNA encodes these proteins:
- a CDS encoding 4-amino-5-hydroxymethyl-2-methylpyrimidine phosphate synthase — protein MSTDKITFLTNWHATPYHAPLYLTQAKGFFKDEGIKVAIMEPNDPSDVTEIIGTQKVDLGFKAMIHTLAAKARNFPITSIGSLLDEPFTGVVYLKDSGITTDFRTLKGKKIGYVGEFGKIQIDELTSHYGMQPTDYEAVRCGMNVSKAIIKGEIDAGIGLENVQMVELAEWLTSVGRSKDDVQMLRIDELAELGCCCFCSILYIGNDAFIEANPEKVKSFMRAVKRATDFVLSDPEAAWAEYVDVKPVMGSELNRKIFERSFAYFSKDLRNVQRDWEKVTKYGKRLGVLDASFEPNYTNEFLEWTGEGDQADPTGDQKRMVELQKVVAEQGGFHRLDVKRAVAASA, from the exons ATGTCGACCGATAAGATTACGTTCTTGACGAACTG GCACGCCACGCCATACCACGCACCGCTTTACCTAACCCAAGCCAAGGGCTTCTTCAAAGATGAGGGCATCAAGGTCGCCATCATGGAACCCAACGACCCCAGC GACGTGACCGAAATCATCGGCACCCAAAAAGTCGACCTAGGCTTCAAAGCCATGATCCACACCCTCGCGGCCAAAGCCCGCAACTTCCCCATCACCTCCATTGGCTCTTTGCTAGACGAGCCCTTCACCGGCGTCGTCTACCTGAAAGACAGCGGCATCACTACCGACTTCCGCACCCTTAAGGGCAAGAAAATCGGCTACGTGGGCGAATTCGGCAAAATCCAAATCGACGAGTTGACCTCCCACTACGGGATGCAGCCAACTGACTATGAGGCCGTGCGTTGTGGGATGAACGTCTCCAAGGCCATCATCAAGGGCGAAATCGATGCGGGTATTGGTCTGGAGAACGTCCAGATGGTCGAACTCGCCGAGTGGCTCACTTCCGTTGGACGTTCAAAAGACGATGTCCAGATGCTTAGGATCGACGAGCTGGCTGAGCTGGGATGTTGCTGCTTTTGCAGTATTCTTTACATCGGTAATGATGCCTTCATCGAGGCAAACCCGGAGAAGGTAAAGTCCTTCATGCGCGCCGTCAAACGCGCTACGGACTTTGTCCTCTCTGACCCAGAAGCTGCCTGGGCGGAGTATGTTGACGTCAAGCCTGTGATGGGGAGCGAGCTCAACCGTAAGATCTTTGAGAGGAGTTTTGCGTACTTTTCGAAGGATTTGAGGAATGTGCAGAGGGACTGGGAGAAGGTTACCAAGTATGGGAAGAGGCTGGGTGTGCTTGACGCTAGTTTTGAGCCGAACTACACCAATGAGTTCCTTGAATGGACTGGCGAGGGTGACCAGGCTGATCCGACTGGGGACCAGAAGAGGATGGTTGAGCTGCAGAAGGTTGTGGCAGAGCAGGGCGGATTCCACCGCTTGGATGTGAAGAGGGCTGTTGCTGCTAGTGCTTAA